The following are encoded in a window of Fusarium verticillioides 7600 chromosome 6, whole genome shotgun sequence genomic DNA:
- a CDS encoding propionyl-CoA carboxylase beta chain: MTLSRSSRQAILLGRQFSRRTQISSQKRAVANLTPPHQANAISRIQTNVDPSSDEFKENEKQMSEVMSRMQELARKIQQGGPEKARQKHIARKKMLPRDRVTALVDPGTTFMELSPMAGHELYPEAEVPAGGIITGVGVVEGVTCVIVANDSTVKGGTYYPITVKKHLRAQAVARENKLPCIYLVDSGGANLPHQADVFPDQNHFGRIFYNQARMSSEGIPQIAVVMGPCTAGGAYVPAMSDESIIVQEQGHIFLAGPPLVKAATGEVVSHEDLGGGKMHSSVSGVTDYLAVDDAHAVVLARRCISNLNWPKKSPETQAPKPTFSEPLHDPEELLGIATTNLRKPLPIREVIARVVDGSEFSEFKRDFGTTLVTGFAEIYGHKVGIVANDGILFASSAVKGAHFIELCSQRGIPLVFLQNISGFMVGSQSERDGIAKHGAKLVTAVACADVPKFTVVVGGSYGAGNYGMCGRAYSPRFLWMWPNAKVGVMGSEQLAAVMETVGKTVDGGLKERIEKESDATFSSARLWDDGIIPPQHTRRYLGLGLQAAMGGRNEVKAGDTKFGVFRM, translated from the exons ATGACGCTATCACGTTCATCGCGCCAGGCGATACTGCTCGGTCGCCAGTTCAGTCGGCGCACGCAGATATCTTCACAGAAACGAGCTGTCGCAAATCTCACTCCTCCACACCAGGCCAATGCCATCTCACGGATTCAGACAAACGTTGATCCGTCGTCAGACGAGttcaaggagaacgagaagcAGATGAGTGAGGTCATGAGCCGCATGCAGGAGCTCGCCCGTAAGATCCAGCAGGGAGGACCTGAGAAGGCCAGACAGAAGCACATCGCACGCAAGAAGATGCTCCCCAGAGATCGAGTTACGGCTCTGGTTGATCCTGGAACTACATTCATGGAGCTCTCACCCATGGCTGGTCATGAGCTTTATCCAGAGGCTGAGGTGCCTGCAGGCGGTATCATCACTGGTGTGGGTGTTGTCGAGGGAGTGACATGCGTCATCGTCGCCAATGACAGCACAGTCAAGGGCGGCACATACTATCCGATTACAGTCAAGAAGCATTTGCGAGCGCAGGCTGTCGCAAGAGAAAACAAATTACC ATGCATCTACCTTGTCGACAGCGGCGGTGCCAATCTCCCCCACCAAGCCGACGTTTTCCCCGATCAGAACCACTTTGGACGCATCTTCTATAACCAAGCACGCATGAGCTCGGAGGGTATTCCCCAGATCGCTGTGGTCATGGGTCCTTGCACAGCAGGTGGCGCCTACGTGCCAGCAATGAGTGACGAGAGCATTATCGTCCAAGAGCAGGGCcacatcttcctcgccgGTCCTCCCCTTGTCAAGGCTGCGACAGGAGAGGTTGTCAGCCACGAAGACTTGGGAGGTGGCAAGATGCACTCTTCTGTGTCTGGTGTTACAGATTACCTGGCTGTGGACGACGCCCATGCTGTCGTGTTGGCTCGTCGCTGCATTAGCAACCTCAACTGGCCCAAGAAGTCACCAGAGACTCAAGCCCCCAAGCCTACATTTTCAGAACCTCTCCACGATCCcgaggagcttcttggcattgCTACCACTAACCTGCGAAAACCTCTGCCTATCCGCGAGGTCATTGCTCGTGTTGTGGATGGCTCTGAGTTCTCCGAGTTCAAGCGCGACTTCGGCACTACTCTCGTGACTGGCTTCGCCGAGATCTACGGCCACAAGGTTGGCATCGTAGCCAATGACGGTATTCTCTTTGCCTCGTCCGCTGTCAAGGGCGCTCACTTCATTGAGCTCTGCTCCCAGCGCGGCATCCCATTGGTATTCCTACAGAACATTTCCGGATTCATGGTAGGATCACAGTCCGAGCGTGACGGTATCGCAAAGCACGGTGCCAAGCTAGTCACAGCTGTTGCATGTGCTGATGTACCCAAATTCACTGTCGTCGTTGGTGGCAGCTACGGCGCCGGAAACTACGGAATGTGCGGACGGGCTTACAGCCCACGGTTCTTGTGGATGTGGCCCAACGCCAAGGTTGGTGTTATGGGTAGCGAGCAATTGGCTGCTGTGATGGAGACTGTCGGCAAGACTGTCGACGGTGGGCTGAAGGAGCgtattgagaaggagagcgATGCCACATTCTCCTCTGCTCGATTATGG GACGATGGTATTATCCCTCCTCAACATACAAGACGATACCTGGGCCTAGGTCTGCAGGCTGCTATGGGAGGTAGAaacgaggtcaaggctggtgatACCAAATTTGGCGTCTTCCGAATGTAA
- a CDS encoding hypothetical protein (At least one base has a quality score < 10): MRPPNIPLITVLSVLLMLSCLLGSVAGLGPRQHRGARKDVRGNTFIEARNPLGNALADGYGPPPPYNTGEPVAPTDLTSYHTLEESTATETQLGASQASVTSKSKVSSHYDTVASGSSSLSVSSALETGTAMITVGSSAKAGNTSGSEASSNVHLTASSSFLGTETSGAETSSISLGQVSTISGTNSSLTGTYPSTVTSSPGTVTVLPSGSASSATVSGFFNETNTITESVSHTQTMLSAEASGDFTTTEFTSRFKSSVIKVGSTTTTTKMLNVTVTVAPSSSTGISSSVLSLAVPMTADKTTTVTVIPQQNSSGLSTGGLATDTDSAVHSTLGSLATESTKSVTIQSTLTEVAISESTQKSTLASSIPVNGTVSLTTSTTAYFTATVGVPAPSSVLPSSSGISRPTIVASDDSSGAGTGDSSVSMASITVAFSTTVTTSKTYTILNVTLPATSSSFSPVSTFVTSASAGVSESNIATTSNQMSSETLFASTALPINATSDSFTKSFVVTTVSEGSVITIFPGGIIPTKSASSMMNNSVSTQYSTFAPSRFNSSMSIRRTSLSFQTDSWFDWPTSTLTTSHTLEPTLEVPSLSFPSSWLSIITTPMTPPSVSATSTRGPTDGSAFGNVTVIKTTMTSTITSSLAPTGLSSSGNVTVAHTTSGYNFSESVGSSKSAFSSQSTSLNSFSGISTVIMSKQPTNFPFPTNTSLVWQSETSSVSLSESGKTTGPKGSDATFSVTTAGFNSTAPYTNSTTITASETYPSSNGDGTPSMITSGASALWNTTSSAQRFTNSTIQTTVTSTHTGSGLVSGTQTLSDAAAVTPQPPASLNVTLITFTDVKHGPFLFLNTTLTGTGASLPPSSTGPRITITGTLEDFSTSSVTISPSAGTTYHTVNTTVAGTTTNTSASASGTNEPLFPVSNSTSLGTISLSTIVSWRPDPEPWTSWPTLSLTNEPGVSTWTVNSEISEWTSYTRTTTKSLTPTSVEPSISVHNLSSATSGSTSYTRTTTVTLTATLEESSTSPSTSGNRSSAASESNSYTRTTTVFRTMTLGGPGASSPALNSSSSRDSLSTSYTRTTTLTLRTTLAESPTSQISETAVTDSSVSTWANVTSRVTGFMSTETISLATVTSSLSGTLTTFLTTGSAKGISTSLESSALAPIPVGNSTLSQASGRTSSGIDTLTATPLLTSSAGTATPCESTSTSSSTCTESVYDTPTHTAIPASTDCLTATNRPDLSFSYVSTVTATEDVSSTCNTTSNTVHWSNMTHTFGVKDTETSTYQPLTTMRTVTKAQTEEGSGSAGDDYPTPTDRFPKDPNFPWGNGSPIHRHQNSSELSPGENDGDDDGGLSKRSSWRLRWEDVRDKLEGLWCGQALKSED, encoded by the exons ATGAGACCACCTAACATTCCTTTGATCACCGTCCTATCGGTGCTTCTAATGCTATCTTGTCTTCTAGGCAGCGTAGCCGGGCTTGGTCCCCGACAGCATCGGGGTGCTCGCAAAGATGTGCGCGGCAATACTTTCATCGAAGCTCGCAATCCCTTGGGTAACGCTCTCGCTGATGGTTATGGTCCACCTCCTCCCTATAATACGGGGGAACCAGTTGCTCCAACTGATTTGACTTCTT ATCACACTCTCGAGGAGTCCACTGCAACAGAAACTCAGCttggagcttctcaagctaGTGTGACATCTAAGTCAAAGGTTTCTTCTCACTATGATACTGTCGCTTCTGGcagctcctctctctctgtatCCTCAGCACTCGAGACCGGCACTGCCATGATAACTGTCGGTTCAAGCGCCAAGGCTGGCAATACATCCGGCTCCGAGGCATCGTCGAATGTTCACTTAACAGCTTCGAGCTCTTTCCTTGGGACTGAGACTTCTGGTGCTGAAACTTCCTCAATTTCACTTGGTCAAGTTTCTACTATTTCGGGTACTAATTCTTCGTTGACTGGCACTTATCCCTCTACGGTCACCTCATCACCCGGGACGGTAACTGTATTGCCTTCAGGTTCTGCCTCATCTGCCACAGTCTCTGGTTTCTTTAATGAAACAAATACAATCACTGAGAGTGTCTCTCACACACAAACAATGTTGAGTGCTGAAGCTTCAGGTGATTTCACTACAACGGAGTTTACTTCTCGCTTCAAGAGTAGCGTAATAAAGGTTGGGTcgacaacaacgacaacaaaAATGCTTAATGTTACAGTGACAGTCGCGCCCAGTTCTTCAACTGGTATTTCATCAAGCGTTTTATCTCTGGCTGTCCCCATGACTGCAGACAAAACCACGACAGTCACAGTCATCCCACAACAAAACTCATCTGGACTTTCTACTGGCGGTCTTGCTACTGATACTGATTCGGCGGTGCACTCAACATTGGGCAGTCTGGCCACTGAATCAACCAAGTCTGTCACAATCCAAAGCACTCTAACCGAGGTAGCTATTTCAGAATCGACTCAAAAGTCCACACTAGCTTCGAGCATTCCTGTCAATGGAACTGTGAGCCTCACTACTAGTACTACTGCCTACTTCACTGCAACAGTTGGAGTTCCTGCCCCATCTTCTGTTCTGCCAAGTTCATCTGGCATTTCAAGACCTACTATTGTTGCTTCTGATGACTCGTCGGGGGCTGGAACAGGAGACTCATCGGTGAGCATGGCATCTATTACTGTTGCCTTTTCCACCACAGTCACCACAAGCAAGACATACACTATACTCAACGTCACCTTACCAGCAAcaagctcttctttctctccagTTTCGACCTTCGTGACTAGCGCGAGCGCTGGTGTTTCCGAGTCAAATATTGCTACAACCTCGAACCAAATGTCTTCAGAGACTCTCTTTGCATCAACAGCTCTACCCATCAATGCGACCTCTGACTCATTCACCAAGTCCTTTGTTGTGACTACTGTGTCTGAGGGCTCGGTTATTACTATCTTCCCAGGCGGTATCATTCCAACCAAGAGCGCTTCAAGTATGATGAACAACTCTGTTTCTACACAGTATTCCACATTTGCCCCTTCGCGCTTCAATTCGTCTATGTCCATCAGACGGACTTCATTGTCTTTTCAGACAGACTCCTGGTTTGACTGGCCGACTTCGACGCTGACGACTTCACATACTTTGGAACCAACTTTGGAGGTTCCGTCACTTTCTTTTCCAAGCTCTTGGCTCTCGATCATTACCACACCAATGACGCCTCCCAGTGTGTCTGCAACGTCAACTCGAGGCCCAACTGATGGCTCAGCATTTGGCAACGTAACGGTGATCAAGACAACAATGACTTCTACCATCACTAGCAGTCTCGCACCAACAGGCCTATCCTCGTCTGGCAATGTCACGGTGGCCCATACCACTAGTGGGTACAACTTTTCTGAAAGTGTGGGATCCAGCAAGAGCGCATTCAGTTCTCAGTCGACCTCTCTCAACAGCTTTTCTGGTATCAGTACCGTCATCATGTCTAAGCAGCCTACCAACTTCCCCTTTCCAACCAACACAAGCTTGGTTTGGCAGTCGGAAACATCTTCAGTGTCACTCTCTGAATCTGGCAAAACCACCGGCCCCAAAGGCAGTGATGCTACATTCTCTGTGACAACAGCTGGGTTCAATAGCACTGCTCCTTATACCAACTCGACTACCATTACGGCCAGTGAAACATATCCTTCAAGTAATGGGGATGGGACGCCGTCCATGATTACTTCAGGGGCCTCTGCGTTGTGGAACACGACTAGCAGCGCTCAGAGGTTCACCAACTCAACTATCCAGACAACAGTTACCTCTACCCACACTGGCTCTGGTCTAGTTTCTGGAACTCAAACTTTGAGCGATGCAGCTGCCGTCACTCCTCAACCGCCCGCTTCGCTGAACGTTACACTCATCACCTTCACAGATGTGAAA CACGGccccttcctcttcctcaacaccacatTGACGGGAACTGGCGCTTCCCTTCCACCAAGTAGTACAGGGCCTCGAATCACCATTACGGGAACCTTGGAAGACTTTTCAACATCCAGTGTCACCATTTCACCATCGGCCGGGACAACCTACCACACTGTGAACACCACAGTGGCTGGCACCACGACTAATACTTCGGCATCTGCTTCGGGAACAAATGAGCCACTCTTCCCGGTCTCCAACTCAACGAGTTTGGGCACTATCAGTCTCTCGACAATCGTTTCATGGAGGCCAGATCCCGAGCCATGGACGAGCTGGCCAACATTGAGCCTCACGAATGAGCCAGGTGTTTCCACATGGACTGTAAATAGTGAGATTTCAGAATGGACGTCGTACACTCGAACTACCACCAAGTCTTTGACTCCTACTTCAGTAGAGCCAAGCATTTCTGttcacaacctcagcagTGCAACCTCGGGGTCAACCTCTTATACTCGTACCACGACTGTGACCCTCACAGCCACTTTGGAAGAGTCCAGCACTTCCCCATCCACAAGTGGCAACAGGAGTAGTGCAGCCTCAGAGTCCAATTCATATACTCGTACAACAACCGTATTCCGCACTATGACTTTGGGAGGGCCAGGCGCGTCCTCACCTGCCCTCAACAGCTCAAGCAGTCGTGAttccttgtcaacctcatACACTCGTACAACGACATTGACCCTTAGAACTACTTTGGCAGAATCCCCAACATCTCAAATATCTGAGACTGCAGTTACAGATTCATCAGTTTCCACATGGGCTAACGTAACCTCCAGGGTCACTGGCTTCATGAGCACAGAGACTATCTCATTGGCCACCGTTACATCGTCGCTCTCCGGAACACTGACAACTTTCTTGACAACTGGTAGCGCAAAGGGGATATcgaccagccttgagagtTCCGCCTTGGCACCAATCCCAGTGGGTAACTCAACTCTATCACAGGCTTCTGGGAGAACATCATCGGGAATTGATACTTTGACGGCCACACCCTTGTTGACTAGCTCAGCGGGAACAGCTACTCCATGTGAATCTACGTCTACTAGCTCATCGACCTGCACAGAATCAGTGTACGACACCCCGACCCATACAGCCATTCCAGCTAGCACCGATTGCTTGACTGCAACGAATCGACCAGACTTATCGTTTTCGTACGTATCGACAGTAACAGCCACTGAAGACGTCTCATCGACCTGCAACACAACAAGCAACACGGTGCATTGGTCAAACATGACTCACACATTTGGTGTAAAAG ATACGGAAACGAGCACCTACCAGCCGCTTACAACAATGCGGACAGTCACAAAAGCGCAGACTGAAGAAGGATCGGGATCGGCTGGGGATGATTATCCCACGCCCACAGACAGGTTCCCCAAGGATCCCAACTTTCCATGGGGAAATGGCTCCCCaatccatcgtcatcagaaCTCGTCTGAGCTTAGCCCTGGCGAAAATGacggcgatgacgatggaggtctgagcaagagaagcagctGGCGCCTGCGGTGGGAGGATGTCAGAGACAAACTGGAAGGTCTCTGGTGTGGACAGGCTTTGAAGTCAGAAGACTAA
- a CDS encoding hypothetical protein (At least one base has a quality score < 10), with amino-acid sequence MSKNDELLTDDYVADLLSQEASDCSLKYSAMGMEAYRTNKKPANMMKPNTRFLRHIIKDTDNHNKALLAKEAAESKARLKDLERTEEIKRRKTNPSVNDIRRRQMGDIHAILGGKKRPRDEDEAGPSSRRERADKDRRQERKHEQRSDDLFTDKRSEQRQHGRLSRDDRRSKTDDESRRSDRSRRDHRHRDRSRSRDRSSSSEEGQHRRSHKRRDRSRSPASRRRSRSPRESKSKHRYRSPLDRNEDPKRKEEEEEGSDAMEDLIGPAPPPKYRGRGTVGGSSGIDRRFSDTYDPKTDIQMDEDEVGNEWDDAVEAFRDRQKLRQNQDQRLKDAGFADEQIQRASGADEKSAENVQWSKAGEKRAWDVGKVIGSDGVAQPEV; translated from the exons ATGTCCAAAAACGACGAACTTTTGACCGACGATTATGTCGCTGACCTCTTGTCGCAAGAGGCAAGCGACTGCTCTCTCAAATATTCAGCCATGGGTATGGAAGCATATCGCACGAATAAGAA ACCTGCGAATATGATGAAACCCAACACCCGATTTCTACGACATATCATAAAGGATACCGACAATCACAACAAGGCGCTGTTGGCCAAAGAGGCTGCCGAGTCCAAGGCACGactcaaggatctcgagCGCACGGAAGAAATCAAGCGGCGCAAGACAAACCCAAGTGTTAATGACATTCGACGGCGGCAGATGGGCGATATTCATGCCATTCTAGGCGGCAAGAAACGGCCAagagacgaagatgaggctggcccttcttcaaggagagAACGCGCCGACAAGGATCGAAGGCAGGAACGCAAGCACGAACAGAGATCAGACGACCTTTTCACAGACAAACGCAGTGAGCAGCGACAACACGGTCGACTGTCACGCGACGATCGTCGTAGTAAGACTGACGATGAATCGAGACGGTCGGATAGGTCACGACGGGATCACAGACATCGCGATAGGTCGCGGAGCAGGGacagatcctcctcctccgaAGAAGGACAACACCGTCGAAGTCATAAACGGAGAGACAGGTCTAGATCACCTGCAAGCCGACGACGGTCTCGATCGCCCAGAGAATCTAAGAGTAAGCATCGGTATCGATCGCCTCTGGATAGAAACGAAGACCCCAAGCggaaggaagaggaagaagagggatcGGATGCCATGGAAGATCTGATCGGACCCGCACCACCCCCGAAATACCGGGGACGAGGAACAGTGGGAGGGTCTTCGGGTATCGATCGACGGTTTTCAGACACATACGACCCCAAGACTGACATACAAatggacgaagatgaggttggcaaTGAGTgggatgatgctgttgaggcgTTTAGAGACCGCCAAAAGCTACGGCAAAATCAGGATCAACGTCTGAAAGACGCCGGCTTTGCAGACGAGCAAATACAGCGTGCGAGTGGTGCAGACGAAAAGTCTGCGGAAAATGTGCAATGGTCCAAGGCTGGGGAGAAAAGGGCTTGGGATGTTGGCAAGGTGATCGGGTCAGACGGAGTGGCCCAGCCAGAAGTTTAG
- a CDS encoding hypothetical protein (At least one base has a quality score < 10), translating into MMKPNTRFLRHIIKDTDNHNKALLAKEAAESKARLKDLERTEEIKRRKTNPSVNDIRRRQMGDIHAILGGKKRPRDEDEAGPSSRRERADKDRRQERKHEQRSDDLFTDKRSEQRQHGRLSRDDRRSKTDDESRRSDRSRRDHRHRDRSRSRDRSSSSEEGQHRRSHKRRDRSRSPASRRRSRSPRESKSKHRYRSPLDRNEDPKRKEEEEEGSDAMEDLIGPAPPPKYRGRGTVGGSSGIDRRFSDTYDPKTDIQMDEDEVGNEWDDAVEAFRDRQKLRQNQDQRLKDAGFADEQIQRASGADEKSAENVQWSKAGEKRAWDVGKVIGSDGVAQPEV; encoded by the coding sequence ATGATGAAACCCAACACCCGATTTCTACGACATATCATAAAGGATACCGACAATCACAACAAGGCGCTGTTGGCCAAAGAGGCTGCCGAGTCCAAGGCACGactcaaggatctcgagCGCACGGAAGAAATCAAGCGGCGCAAGACAAACCCAAGTGTTAATGACATTCGACGGCGGCAGATGGGCGATATTCATGCCATTCTAGGCGGCAAGAAACGGCCAagagacgaagatgaggctggcccttcttcaaggagagAACGCGCCGACAAGGATCGAAGGCAGGAACGCAAGCACGAACAGAGATCAGACGACCTTTTCACAGACAAACGCAGTGAGCAGCGACAACACGGTCGACTGTCACGCGACGATCGTCGTAGTAAGACTGACGATGAATCGAGACGGTCGGATAGGTCACGACGGGATCACAGACATCGCGATAGGTCGCGGAGCAGGGacagatcctcctcctccgaAGAAGGACAACACCGTCGAAGTCATAAACGGAGAGACAGGTCTAGATCACCTGCAAGCCGACGACGGTCTCGATCGCCCAGAGAATCTAAGAGTAAGCATCGGTATCGATCGCCTCTGGATAGAAACGAAGACCCCAAGCggaaggaagaggaagaagagggatcGGATGCCATGGAAGATCTGATCGGACCCGCACCACCCCCGAAATACCGGGGACGAGGAACAGTGGGAGGGTCTTCGGGTATCGATCGACGGTTTTCAGACACATACGACCCCAAGACTGACATACAAatggacgaagatgaggttggcaaTGAGTgggatgatgctgttgaggcgTTTAGAGACCGCCAAAAGCTACGGCAAAATCAGGATCAACGTCTGAAAGACGCCGGCTTTGCAGACGAGCAAATACAGCGTGCGAGTGGTGCAGACGAAAAGTCTGCGGAAAATGTGCAATGGTCCAAGGCTGGGGAGAAAAGGGCTTGGGATGTTGGCAAGGTGATCGGGTCAGACGGAGTGGCCCAGCCAGAAGTTTAG